In Mercurialis annua linkage group LG6, ddMerAnnu1.2, whole genome shotgun sequence, the following are encoded in one genomic region:
- the LOC126685867 gene encoding L-type lectin-domain containing receptor kinase I.8-like, which yields MASMLKLLQILLIGSVFLKHISYAQDQSTFIYNGFNASDLNLSGLAVVQPNGLLQLTNITDLQVGRAFFPLPFKFNKSLSFSTNFVFAIDPQTHAVGNTSANGGHGFVFALLPSLDFPNVSSTEYFGIFDKNTSTGFSSNHIIAVEFDTVKTADSLEKDSNHVGIDVNSLTSIVSAPAAYFSDNQESKNLTLISGDPMQVWIDYDQVEMILNVTIAPLASIRPEKPLLSKNIDLSLVLLDSMYVGFSASTGSMASYHYILGWSFNKGGPSQSLDISQLPPLPPPPPLPSDPPQTHKSLILPGIVIISLSVTSFVLILIIVAAYLFLRKKKYEELREDWEQEYGPQRFSYKDLYKATEGFQDKQLLGSGGFGKVYKGVLPCSDIQVAVKKFSHNSEHGMKQFVAEIASMGRLRHRNLVQLLGYCRRKGELLLVYDYMPNGSLDKFLFQNYTHDTQSLNWVQRHQILKGVASALLYLHEEWEQIVLHRDVKASNVMLDAYLNGRLGDFGLAKFHERGSIAETTCVVGTVGYLAPEVSRTGRVTTSSDVFSFGTLMLEVACGRKTIEPRRPAGEVILVDWVVECWRRGYIIETSDPNLRGKYMVEEMELVLKLGLLCTHTKPTARPTMRQVMQYLDGKAVLPEIPPGTTPRRGLVILDEQPSQDFISLSSEYNEYSSLSITSSALNFGR from the coding sequence ATGGCTTCCATGTTAAAGTTGCTGCAAATTCTACTCATTGGTTCTGTTTTCCTGAAACACATAAGCTATGCTCAAGATCAAAGTACCTTCATCTACAACGGATTCAATGCGTCCGACCTGAATCTGAGTGGGCTTGCAGTTGTGCAGCCTAATGGTTTGTTACAGTTAACAAATATTACAGACCTCCAAGTTGGTCGCGCTTTCTTTCCGCTCCCTTTCAAGTTCAACAAGTCTCTTTCATTTTCTACCAACTTCGTTTTCGCCATTGATCCTCAGACACATGCTGTTGGTAATACATCTGCAAATGGTGGCCATGGTTTTGTCTTTGCTCTGTTACCATCTTTGGActttccaaatgtttcatcaacCGAATACTTTGGAATCTTCGACAAAAACACCAGTACTGGCTTTTCTTCCAACCATATCATTGCGGTTGAGTTTGATACGGTAAAGACTGCTGATTCTTTAGAGAAGGACAGCAACCATGTTGGAATTGATGTCAATAGTTTGACATCTATAGTGTCAGCTCCAGCAGCATACTTTTCAGACAATCAGGAATCTAAGAACCTAACGCTCATAAGTGGAGACCCGATGCAGGTATGGATAGACTATGATCAAGTGGAGATGATACTAAATGTAACAATTGCTCCTCTAGCAAGCATAAGACCTGAAAAGCCTCTGTTGTCGAAAAATATCGATCTTTCTTTAGTTCTGTTAGATTCTATGTATGTTGGTTTCTCTGCATCTACAGGTTCCATGGCTAGCTACCATTATATTCTTGGTTGGAGCTTTAACAAAGGTGGGCCTAGTCAAAGTCTTGATATTTCGCAGCTTCCTCCACTTCCGCCACCTCCTCCGCTTCCTTCAGACCCTCCACAGACTCATAAATCGCTAATCTTACCAGGTATAGTCATAATCTCATTGTCGGTGACGAGTTTTGTGCTGATTCTTATCATTGTAGCAGCATATTTATTTCTAAGGAAGAAAAAATACGAAGAATTGCGCGAAGATTGGGAACAAGAATATGGACCTCAAAGATTTTCCTACAAGGATCTGTATAAAGCAACGGAAGGATTCCAAGACAAACAACTTCTGGGATCTGGAGGTTTCGGAAAAGTCTATAAAGGAGTTTTGCCTTGTTCTGATATACAAGTTGCAGTCAAGAAGTTTTCACATAATTCCGAACACGGAATGAAGCAATTTGTAGCTGAAATTGCAAGCATGGGAAGGCTAAGGCATAGAAATTTGGTTCAACTTCTAGGCTATTGCAGGCGAAAGGGCGAGCTTCTCCTAGTTTATGATTATATGCCAAATGGGAGCCTGGACAAATTCCTATTTCAGAATTACACGCATGACACGCAGAGTCTAAACTGGGTCCAACGACATCAAATCCTGAAAGGAGTCGCATCTGCTCTTCTTTACCTTCATGAAGAATGggaacaaatcgttctgcacaGAGATGTGAAAGCTAGCAACGTAATGTTGGATGCTTATCTGAATGGTAGATTAGGAGATTTTGGACTCGCGAAGTTTCATGAGCGAGGTTCAATTGCTGAAACGACATGTGTGGTTGGTACAGTAGGATACCTTGCACCAGAAGTTTCAAGAACAGGAAGAGTCACAACCAGCAGCGATGTTTTTTCTTTCGGGACATTGATGCTTGAAGTGGCTTGCGGAAGAAAGACTATAGAGCCACGCAGACCAGCCGGTGAAGTGATTTTGGTGGACTGGGTTGTTGAATGTTGGAGAAGAGGTTATATTATTGAGACAAGTGATCCTAATTTAAGAGGTAAGTACATGGTGGAAGAAATGGAATTGGTTTTGAAGTTAGGGCTGCTTTGTACTCACACTAAACCCACAGCCAGGCCTACCATGAGGCAAGTTATGCAATATCTAGACGGAAAGGCGGTCTTACCGGAGATACCGCCGGGGACTACTCCTCGCAGAGGTTTGGTGATATTAGATGAACAACCATCTCAAGATTTCATTTCATTGTCCTCTGAATACAATGAGTATTCTAGCTTGTCTATTACTTCTTCAGCTCTCAACTTTGGTCGCTGA